Proteins found in one Acidobacteriota bacterium genomic segment:
- a CDS encoding STAS domain-containing protein produces the protein MHVEVRNLEDVILVDMEGRLVAGVGDQILREIMDELIAEGWQKILLNLSGVSWIDSSGIGELVAGIRLAKRFNCSVKLLRAGDRVRHVLSLSQLLPLLEIYETEEEALERFRSETPPPPPEQTDSKRQ, from the coding sequence ATGCACGTAGAAGTCCGAAACCTGGAGGATGTCATCCTCGTCGATATGGAAGGCCGCCTGGTGGCCGGTGTCGGGGATCAGATCCTGCGGGAGATCATGGATGAGTTGATCGCCGAGGGATGGCAGAAGATCCTGTTAAATCTCTCCGGAGTCTCCTGGATCGACAGCTCCGGTATCGGCGAACTGGTCGCCGGAATCAGGCTGGCCAAACGTTTCAACTGCTCGGTGAAGCTCCTGCGGGCGGGCGATCGGGTCAGGCACGTTCTCTCTCTCAGCCAGCTCCTGCCTCTTTTGGAAATCTACGAGACCGAAGAGGAAGCGCTGGAACGCTTTCGCTCCGAAACCCCGCCTCCTCCGCCGGAACAGACCGATTCAAAACGGCAGTGA
- a CDS encoding threonine synthase, whose product MFMTHLECARCGDVHDCDKRAHLCGCGGPLLVRYDLNRVRETVQPSEFAGREPSLWRYRELLPLRDPDSPASLGETMTPLLRLHRAGARAGLPRLYMKDEGLLPTGTFKARGAAVGASRARELGVEALAMPTNGNAGAAWAAYSAAAGIECIIVMPTDAPLIHRKECAVTGSTFYLVDGLISDAGKQVAGGVKRHGWYDASTLKEPYRIEGKKTMGLELAEQFQWQLPDVIVYPTGGGVGLIGIHKVFRELRELGWLDQPFPRMVAVQSTGCAPIVRAWEAGRRESEFWTGARTVAFGITVPKALGDFLVLDALYDTNGCAVETSDEEILQAQRLLAKSEGTFICPEGAATLAAARKLSQSGWIRSGERVLLLNTGSGLKYPESVSTSPPVLSAGDSLPF is encoded by the coding sequence ATGTTCATGACCCATTTGGAGTGCGCACGCTGCGGGGACGTCCACGATTGCGACAAAAGGGCCCACCTTTGCGGATGCGGCGGTCCACTTCTGGTTCGCTACGACCTGAACCGCGTTCGGGAGACGGTGCAACCGTCGGAATTCGCAGGACGTGAGCCGAGCCTCTGGCGGTATCGGGAGCTGCTTCCCTTGCGCGACCCCGATTCGCCGGCTTCTCTGGGAGAGACGATGACGCCGCTTCTGAGATTGCACCGGGCCGGCGCCCGGGCCGGGCTTCCCAGGCTCTACATGAAGGACGAAGGCCTGTTGCCGACCGGGACCTTCAAGGCCCGGGGAGCCGCCGTCGGCGCCTCTCGCGCCCGGGAACTTGGAGTCGAAGCCCTGGCCATGCCCACCAACGGCAACGCCGGGGCCGCCTGGGCCGCCTACAGCGCCGCCGCCGGCATCGAGTGCATCATCGTCATGCCCACGGACGCTCCGCTGATCCATCGCAAGGAGTGCGCCGTGACGGGTTCAACCTTCTACCTGGTGGACGGCCTGATCAGCGACGCGGGCAAGCAGGTGGCCGGCGGGGTGAAGCGGCACGGCTGGTATGACGCCTCGACCCTGAAGGAGCCCTACAGGATCGAGGGCAAGAAGACCATGGGACTGGAGTTGGCCGAGCAATTCCAGTGGCAGCTCCCCGATGTGATCGTCTACCCCACCGGAGGAGGAGTGGGGCTCATCGGCATCCACAAAGTCTTCCGGGAGCTACGGGAGCTGGGATGGCTGGATCAGCCATTTCCTCGAATGGTGGCCGTTCAGTCCACCGGATGCGCCCCCATCGTCCGCGCCTGGGAGGCGGGCCGCCGGGAATCGGAGTTCTGGACCGGCGCCCGGACCGTCGCCTTCGGGATCACGGTCCCCAAGGCCTTGGGAGACTTCCTGGTCCTGGACGCCCTTTACGACACCAACGGCTGCGCCGTCGAAACCTCGGACGAGGAGATCCTGCAGGCCCAACGGCTGTTGGCCAAGAGCGAGGGAACCTTCATCTGTCCGGAGGGAGCGGCCACTCTGGCCGCGGCGCGGAAACTGAGTCAATCGGGTTGGATCCGATCCGGCGAGAGGGTGCTTCTGCTGAACACCGGATCGGGACTCAAGTACCCGGAGTCCGTGTCCACTTCGCCTCCCGTCCTCTCGGCCGGCGACTCACTGCCGTTTTGA
- a CDS encoding aminotransferase class V-fold PLP-dependent enzyme, translated as MLVPKNDFIGLDDQVHLCAGGETPVLKSHQDAVARFFRSKARGEDGRQQFEETYLKCKERAGRLFNVSPEEIAFLSSTSEGVNLLAHALDWEPGDNVVVADVEFPSDVLPWTRLERLGVELRLVRHRNWRVSVADLDSRIDSRTRVVAISLVSFLTGQRQLLRELSRAVRSKGALLSVDATHAAGAVPVEAGLADFVMSSCYKWLLGTHGVSIFYWNRSRLPDLQPPFLGWHTPADLTGWRHPTRYEPRPDAARFEPGNPSWISVYILENALGYLSRVGVPEIESYVLDLSERVLRGLDELGLEIMTPSRRRERAGNACFVAPRAKAVMNWFDERGILIWGDSQRIRVSTHLYNTTEDVENFLEALKRCPLV; from the coding sequence ATGTTGGTGCCCAAGAACGACTTCATCGGTCTTGATGATCAGGTCCATCTTTGCGCCGGGGGTGAGACTCCGGTTTTGAAGAGCCATCAGGACGCCGTGGCGCGTTTCTTCCGCAGCAAGGCCCGGGGAGAAGATGGCCGGCAGCAGTTCGAAGAGACCTATCTGAAGTGCAAGGAGAGGGCGGGACGGCTTTTCAACGTCTCCCCGGAGGAGATCGCCTTTCTCTCCTCTACTTCGGAAGGGGTCAACCTGTTGGCTCACGCTCTGGATTGGGAGCCGGGCGACAATGTGGTGGTCGCCGATGTGGAATTCCCTTCCGACGTTCTTCCCTGGACCCGCCTGGAGCGGCTGGGAGTGGAACTTCGCCTGGTGCGGCATCGCAATTGGCGGGTGTCCGTCGCCGATCTGGATTCGCGTATCGACTCCAGGACCCGTGTGGTGGCGATCAGCTTGGTGAGCTTCCTGACCGGACAGCGGCAGTTGCTTCGTGAACTCTCCCGAGCGGTCCGCTCCAAAGGGGCGCTACTCAGCGTCGATGCGACTCACGCGGCCGGGGCGGTCCCGGTGGAAGCGGGGCTCGCCGACTTCGTCATGAGCAGTTGCTACAAGTGGCTGTTGGGCACCCACGGCGTTTCCATCTTCTACTGGAATCGAAGTCGCCTGCCCGACCTGCAGCCACCGTTCCTGGGTTGGCACACCCCGGCCGATCTCACCGGTTGGCGCCATCCGACCCGTTACGAGCCGCGGCCCGACGCCGCCCGATTCGAGCCCGGGAATCCATCCTGGATTTCGGTCTACATCCTGGAGAACGCCCTGGGCTATCTCTCCCGCGTGGGTGTTCCCGAGATCGAAAGCTATGTGCTGGATCTGAGCGAAAGGGTGTTGCGCGGCCTCGACGAACTCGGCTTGGAAATCATGACGCCGTCCCGGCGCCGGGAACGCGCCGGCAATGCCTGCTTCGTCGCCCCCCGGGCCAAGGCCGTGATGAATTGGTTTGATGAACGGGGCATCCTGATCTGGGGAGATTCCCAGCGGATTCGCGTGTCGACTCATCTCTACAACACGACTGAAGACGTGGAGAATTTCCTCGAGGCTTTGAAGCGCTGTCCTCTGGTCTGA